One Nostoc sp. UHCC 0302 DNA window includes the following coding sequences:
- a CDS encoding CHAT domain-containing protein produces the protein MPSRHYLLRWLFLCSLTFCLCLSQITLATWQANAEQYLNQGITSYANRNFENVIKQRKKALKVSNITSEIVGQGLYLLEKLPDSPSKVYAAIDLANFVQSPPSRAISSLVECPESLKNSKALDLLVQAVSIARRLKDFSALSFAIGNLGHFYECRFDYQQALKLTKQAQNIAEKESNFQDNLFLWYWQTGRILKAQNQFIESINYYETACKILYKFIIANWNITQKFNFDVRDAFGIVYRQFIDLKLTLLNENFTKLTKESVNNYLNTISVAIEQLRIVETQKYCIANCKLLAGNNKQLSLEIVKKRAAILNTIILEKKTAIIITFPGGYKKFKLINLDSKTLRAEVNKFRIGLEDYGNIIYNPEQAQKLYDWMVRPFGNDLESLGIKTLIFIQDGILRSVPMAALHDGEKFLVEKYAIANTLSLTSTNFQTVQRENLRALVVGLTKDAIVNGRRYQALSKVASEIREVEEQIPGSKQLLNQNFTRDRLRAELHQHLYPIIHIATHGEFGKDPEDTFLVTGDNDKLTITELDSIIRSLGDDAKTIDLLTLTACETAIGNDSNGNALGLAGVAVQAGVRTSLASLWSINDASTVELVTKFYQAWRHSGVSKAEALRTAQQALISSNKVSSHPAYWAAFILVGNWL, from the coding sequence ATGCCAAGTAGACACTATTTGTTACGATGGCTATTCTTGTGTAGCCTTACCTTTTGTCTATGCCTGAGTCAGATTACCTTAGCAACTTGGCAAGCTAATGCTGAACAATACCTAAATCAAGGTATTACAAGCTACGCCAATAGGAATTTTGAAAATGTAATTAAACAAAGGAAAAAAGCTTTAAAAGTATCAAATATAACTTCAGAAATAGTAGGACAAGGTTTATATCTGCTGGAAAAATTACCAGATTCTCCTTCTAAAGTCTATGCTGCCATAGATTTAGCTAATTTTGTTCAATCACCTCCATCTAGGGCCATTTCGTCTTTAGTCGAATGTCCAGAATCACTTAAAAACTCGAAAGCTTTAGATTTACTTGTTCAAGCAGTCTCAATTGCTCGACGTTTGAAAGATTTTTCTGCTTTATCATTTGCCATAGGAAATCTTGGACACTTTTACGAATGCCGTTTTGATTATCAACAAGCTTTGAAATTAACTAAGCAAGCTCAAAATATTGCTGAAAAGGAGTCGAACTTTCAAGATAATTTATTTTTATGGTACTGGCAAACTGGACGCATTTTAAAAGCACAGAATCAATTTATTGAATCTATTAATTATTATGAAACGGCTTGTAAAATTTTATATAAATTTATTATTGCTAATTGGAACATTACTCAAAAATTTAATTTTGATGTTAGAGATGCTTTTGGAATAGTTTACCGTCAGTTTATTGATTTAAAATTAACTTTACTTAATGAAAATTTTACTAAACTTACAAAAGAAAGTGTTAATAATTATTTAAATACTATAAGTGTAGCCATTGAACAACTACGAATAGTAGAAACGCAAAAGTATTGTATTGCTAACTGTAAATTATTAGCGGGGAACAATAAACAATTAAGCTTAGAAATAGTAAAAAAAAGAGCAGCAATTTTAAATACTATTATTTTAGAAAAAAAGACTGCAATTATAATTACTTTTCCTGGTGGTTATAAAAAGTTTAAGTTGATTAATCTTGATAGCAAAACGTTGAGAGCAGAAGTCAATAAATTTCGTATTGGACTTGAAGATTACGGTAATATTATCTACAATCCTGAACAGGCACAGAAGCTATACGACTGGATGGTTCGTCCTTTCGGCAATGATTTAGAGTCATTGGGGATAAAAACTCTAATTTTCATCCAAGACGGAATTCTTCGCAGCGTGCCAATGGCAGCACTGCATGATGGTGAGAAATTCTTGGTTGAGAAGTATGCTATTGCTAATACTCTCAGCCTGACTTCAACTAATTTTCAAACAGTACAGCGCGAAAATTTACGGGCGCTAGTTGTTGGGTTAACCAAAGATGCAATAGTTAATGGCCGAAGATATCAGGCTTTGAGTAAGGTAGCCTCTGAAATCCGTGAAGTTGAGGAACAAATTCCGGGGAGCAAACAGTTATTAAATCAAAATTTTACACGCGATCGCTTACGAGCCGAACTCCACCAACATCTATATCCAATTATTCATATTGCTACCCACGGTGAGTTTGGTAAAGATCCCGAAGATACTTTCTTGGTTACAGGTGATAACGACAAGCTTACTATCACTGAGCTAGATAGCATCATTCGCAGTCTAGGTGATGACGCTAAAACAATAGATTTACTGACACTAACTGCTTGTGAAACTGCTATTGGTAATGACAGTAATGGTAATGCTCTTGGGCTGGCTGGAGTTGCGGTGCAGGCTGGTGTAAGGACTTCCTTAGCTTCTCTTTGGTCGATTAACGATGCCTCAACCGTTGAGTTAGTTACTAAATTTTATCAGGCTTGGCGTCATTCTGGAGTGAGTAAAGCAGAGGCTCTGCGTACAGCTCAGCAAGCACTGATTTCTAGTAATAAAGTTTCTTCTCATCCCGCCTATTGGGCAGCCTTTATCCTTGTGGGTAATTGGCTTTAG
- a CDS encoding ribonuclease Z, protein MQITFLGTSSGVPTRSRNVSSVALRLPQRAELWLFDCGEGTQHQILRSDLKISQLSRIFITHMHGDHIFGLMGLLASCGLAGNVERVDIYGPSGLNEYIQAASRYSHTHFSYPIKVHAIRPGVIYEDDEFTISCGLLHHRITAFGYRVAEKDRAGRFDVEKAKALEIPPGRIYGQLKRGETVTLSDGRVINGTELCGPTEIGRKIAYCTDTLYCDGAVELAKDADVLIHEATFAHQDADMAFQRLHSTSTMAAQTALAAGARRLIMSHFSPRYAPGNSLELKDLLQEARAIFPKTDIAYDFMIHEVPRRREVELTKVGV, encoded by the coding sequence GTGCAGATAACATTCTTAGGGACGAGTTCCGGTGTACCCACGCGATCGCGCAATGTTTCTAGCGTCGCTTTGAGGCTACCTCAAAGGGCAGAGCTGTGGTTATTCGACTGTGGTGAAGGCACCCAGCATCAAATTTTGCGGAGTGACCTGAAAATTAGCCAACTCTCCCGAATTTTTATCACTCATATGCATGGTGACCACATCTTCGGCTTGATGGGACTTCTTGCCAGTTGCGGCTTAGCTGGCAATGTAGAGCGAGTTGATATATACGGCCCATCAGGATTAAATGAATATATTCAAGCAGCCTCACGCTACTCTCATACACACTTTTCCTACCCCATTAAAGTCCACGCTATCCGTCCAGGGGTAATTTATGAAGACGATGAGTTTACCATTAGCTGTGGTCTTTTACATCACCGTATTACAGCTTTTGGCTACCGCGTTGCAGAAAAAGACCGAGCAGGACGCTTTGATGTGGAAAAAGCCAAAGCGTTAGAAATACCTCCCGGTCGCATTTATGGTCAACTTAAACGTGGTGAAACTGTGACCCTTAGCGATGGACGAGTGATTAATGGCACTGAATTGTGCGGCCCAACAGAAATTGGTCGGAAGATTGCTTATTGTACAGATACACTTTACTGTGATGGTGCAGTGGAATTAGCAAAAGATGCAGATGTCTTAATTCATGAGGCAACCTTTGCTCATCAAGATGCAGATATGGCTTTTCAACGCTTGCATTCCACAAGTACAATGGCAGCACAAACAGCTTTAGCTGCTGGAGCGCGTCGGCTGATTATGAGCCATTTTAGTCCCCGGTATGCTCCTGGAAATAGCTTGGAGTTAAAGGATCTACTTCAGGAAGCGCGTGCTATTTTTCCTAAGACCGACATAGCTTATGATTTCATGATTCATGAAGTTCCCAGACGACGGGAAGTGGAGTTAACCAAGGTAGGCGTATAA
- a CDS encoding CHASE2 domain-containing protein, producing MQPGLWIKIKEEIGIWRVGVFPGIAVIGLIIIARLTGVMQSLEWLAFDSFLRLRPQETLDERILVVGINEDDIRTRKNAPIDSSISDRDLAQLLLKLETYKPRAIGLDVYRDFPVNPGHNELVAAFQSLKNLIAIEKVLPDEVAPPLALPPTQVGFADQITDSDGKLRRNLLATPTHKGYKLSLSLSLAAIYLAREGISLENGIRDRAAIRFGNTELPRFLPNSGAYVRTDAGGVQVLLNFRSGRQRFRTLSLYDFKAGKFNPDWIRDRIVIIGITSPSRKDFITTSAIESIKPAAGRVYGVEIQAHAVSQIISGVLDSRPLLKTWQDGWEYIWILGWGFLGIASARLTKSPLKNLVVVGIATLGLVVFSYLLLIWGWWVPFIPAFLVLTLNGIELTALYQHDQALRSGIKARQAIIERTFETIHNGPLQNLAKVLKLVRDQDSQTNELLPELEKELEKLNHELRGIYEFLQREPLAQDTSLYLGKSLVLNLQDPLHEILYQVYSHTLEREFPCFGTIRVKIRTFEPVDERRLNIEEKRSLCRFLEEALCNVGKHATGVTRLEVTCSSSEGWYTLSIVDDGLGVSSSREGRGTQQFRNLARQFKGKFRRVPLSPRGTLCELSWPMQKFWWK from the coding sequence ATGCAGCCTGGACTTTGGATAAAAATCAAAGAGGAAATTGGCATTTGGCGTGTAGGTGTATTTCCAGGCATTGCAGTAATTGGCTTGATAATTATTGCTCGTCTCACAGGTGTAATGCAATCTTTAGAGTGGCTAGCTTTTGATAGCTTTCTACGTCTACGCCCTCAAGAAACTTTAGATGAAAGAATTCTGGTAGTGGGTATTAATGAAGATGATATTCGCACTCGCAAAAATGCTCCGATAGATTCTTCTATATCAGATCGCGACTTAGCACAGCTATTATTAAAATTAGAGACTTACAAACCCAGAGCCATTGGTCTTGATGTTTATAGAGATTTCCCAGTTAACCCTGGACATAATGAACTAGTTGCAGCTTTTCAAAGTCTGAAAAATTTAATTGCCATAGAGAAAGTATTACCCGATGAAGTTGCTCCACCACTAGCATTGCCACCTACACAAGTTGGTTTTGCAGATCAAATTACAGATAGTGATGGCAAATTAAGGCGCAATCTTTTGGCAACACCAACACATAAAGGATACAAGTTATCTTTGTCTTTAAGTTTGGCAGCAATTTATTTAGCTCGTGAAGGTATTAGTTTAGAAAACGGTATTCGCGATCGCGCTGCTATTAGATTTGGTAATACTGAACTACCCAGGTTTTTACCCAACTCTGGGGCATATGTGCGAACAGACGCAGGTGGAGTTCAAGTACTACTGAATTTTCGTAGTGGTCGACAAAGGTTCAGGACTTTATCTTTATATGATTTCAAAGCTGGTAAATTTAATCCAGATTGGATACGCGATCGCATTGTCATCATTGGGATAACTTCCCCCAGCCGTAAAGACTTCATCACTACTTCTGCTATTGAATCTATTAAACCAGCAGCAGGACGAGTATATGGAGTGGAAATTCAAGCACACGCTGTTAGCCAAATTATCAGTGGAGTACTTGATTCTCGACCACTCTTAAAGACTTGGCAAGATGGATGGGAATATATATGGATTTTGGGCTGGGGTTTTTTAGGAATTGCTAGTGCTAGGCTGACGAAATCTCCTCTTAAAAATCTTGTAGTTGTTGGTATTGCTACTCTGGGCTTAGTAGTTTTTAGTTACTTACTCCTAATTTGGGGTTGGTGGGTGCCGTTTATACCTGCATTTCTGGTTTTAACTTTAAATGGTATAGAATTAACGGCTCTATATCAACATGACCAAGCTTTGCGATCGGGAATTAAAGCTAGACAAGCTATTATTGAACGTACATTTGAAACTATTCACAATGGTCCCTTACAAAACCTAGCAAAAGTTTTGAAGCTCGTTCGAGACCAAGATTCACAAACCAATGAATTGCTGCCAGAATTAGAAAAAGAGCTTGAGAAATTAAATCACGAATTACGGGGAATTTATGAATTTTTACAACGAGAACCACTTGCTCAAGATACGAGTCTTTATTTAGGGAAAAGTCTTGTCCTAAATTTGCAAGATCCGCTTCACGAAATTCTTTATCAAGTTTACAGCCATACCTTAGAGCGAGAGTTTCCTTGCTTTGGAACTATCAGAGTTAAAATTCGAACTTTTGAACCTGTAGATGAGCGACGGTTGAATATTGAAGAAAAGCGAAGTCTCTGCCGATTTCTCGAAGAAGCTTTGTGCAATGTTGGCAAACACGCTACAGGAGTAACCCGTCTTGAAGTCACTTGCTCTTCATCTGAAGGCTGGTACACTCTTAGCATTGTAGATGATGGCTTGGGAGTCAGTTCATCTAGAGAAGGGAGGGGAACACAACAGTTTAGAAATTTAGCCCGACAATTCAAAGGGAAATTTCGACGAGTACCCCTTTCGCCAAGAGGTACTCTTTGTGAATTATCTTGGCCTATGCAAAAGTTTTGGTGGAAGTGA
- a CDS encoding HlyD family efflux transporter periplasmic adaptor subunit, which produces MLHTRNEKILPSVQSEEFLPPVSRWTSLGGIFLMASVGAAISLSSWFKYNVTVKAAAAVRPTGEIRLVQPKVEGTVKSILVKENQLVKHGDIIARLDDEQLQIKRSQLQDSIQQSRLQIIQIDAQIRALDSQIVAEETVAQRTVSSAKADLGRNQREYQEKQVNTSSELLAAEASLQKAGADLQKSQADLDFAKLDRDRYEQLTQIGAIGRREYEQKKLLVQQAESSLEGAKKAVDIEKAKVESAKAAVNPTSATVEIAQERIAQETARGEATIATLKKEKQALIQRRVEIQSQLGQSQKDLQQVASQLQDTILRASSDGIILKLNLRNPGQVLRASESIAEIAPDNAPLVIKAIIPTQEIKHVAVGQKVQLRIDACPYPDYGTLNGIIKGVSPDAITPQSNNTDTSTSGAKTNAASYFEATIQPENMKFGNGDRQCYIQSGMEAKADIISKEETALQFILRKARLITDL; this is translated from the coding sequence ATGCTCCACACCCGTAATGAAAAAATCCTCCCCTCAGTACAAAGTGAAGAATTTCTTCCTCCTGTTAGTCGTTGGACATCGTTAGGGGGAATTTTTCTCATGGCGAGCGTTGGTGCTGCAATTAGCCTCTCCTCATGGTTTAAATATAATGTCACGGTGAAAGCTGCTGCGGCTGTACGTCCTACAGGAGAAATTCGGCTAGTGCAACCAAAAGTGGAAGGAACTGTTAAAAGTATTTTGGTTAAAGAAAATCAGCTTGTCAAACATGGAGATATAATTGCTCGCCTTGATGATGAACAACTACAAATCAAAAGAAGCCAACTACAAGACAGTATCCAACAGAGCAGACTACAAATAATTCAAATTGATGCCCAAATCAGAGCTTTAGATAGCCAGATTGTAGCAGAAGAAACTGTAGCACAGAGGACAGTTTCTTCTGCTAAGGCAGATTTAGGACGCAATCAAAGAGAATACCAAGAGAAGCAAGTTAATACTAGCAGTGAATTACTAGCAGCAGAAGCAAGTTTGCAAAAAGCAGGTGCAGACTTGCAAAAATCTCAAGCGGATTTAGACTTTGCAAAGTTAGATCGCGATCGCTATGAGCAACTAACACAAATTGGTGCAATTGGTCGGCGTGAGTATGAGCAGAAAAAATTACTTGTTCAGCAAGCAGAATCCAGTCTTGAAGGTGCAAAAAAAGCTGTTGATATTGAAAAAGCCAAAGTGGAATCAGCTAAAGCTGCTGTTAATCCCACTAGTGCAACGGTAGAGATTGCTCAAGAACGCATTGCTCAAGAAACTGCTAGAGGTGAAGCAACCATCGCTACTTTAAAAAAAGAAAAGCAAGCTTTAATTCAGCGACGGGTTGAAATTCAAAGTCAACTCGGACAATCTCAAAAAGACCTCCAACAAGTTGCAAGTCAACTGCAAGATACTATTTTACGGGCAAGTAGTGACGGTATTATCCTTAAGCTAAATTTGCGGAACCCCGGTCAAGTACTACGTGCTAGCGAGTCTATTGCTGAAATTGCTCCTGATAATGCTCCTCTAGTTATTAAAGCGATCATTCCGACTCAAGAAATTAAACACGTCGCAGTTGGTCAAAAAGTGCAATTGCGGATTGATGCCTGTCCTTATCCTGATTATGGCACTCTCAATGGCATTATTAAAGGTGTTTCTCCAGATGCAATTACACCTCAAAGCAACAATACAGATACATCAACATCAGGTGCTAAAACTAATGCTGCTAGCTACTTTGAAGCAACTATTCAACCCGAAAATATGAAATTTGGAAATGGCGATCGCCAGTGTTATATCCAATCAGGGATGGAGGCGAAAGCAGACATTATTTCTAAAGAAGAGACAGCATTGCAATTTATACTGAGAAAAGCAAGATTAATAACTGATTTGTAA
- a CDS encoding DUF928 domain-containing protein: MVEAYFFSEKLSEIIRKTETSACSLAYIYKSEMHPMMTYKKSHLHKLLNTKVLISCILTTTLGISQTALAGYQPPPDQKPPSGYSDSSGVRGGCKTTSGRSLTLLAPITHVGQTTSPHPTFAWFIPYDQPVPIQFSLYEFDTNLKPKKLNIYTHQFQSSQGIMKRSLPQKSPGLSVGKRYLWQLQTLCNPNHPSQNPIARAEIEVIEVPQSLLHSLSATRNPALKASLYAKAGIWYDALSELLPSTSKGEINQVFSSMLASLAKLEKTEQSSYLSNTAMSDRLGA, from the coding sequence ATGGTGGAAGCATATTTTTTTAGCGAAAAATTATCTGAAATAATACGAAAAACAGAAACTTCAGCTTGTAGTTTAGCCTACATCTACAAAAGTGAAATGCACCCAATGATGACTTACAAGAAATCTCACCTGCACAAACTTTTGAACACCAAAGTTTTAATAAGTTGTATTTTGACTACAACGTTAGGTATATCTCAGACTGCATTAGCAGGATATCAACCACCACCAGATCAAAAACCCCCTAGTGGGTATTCAGACTCATCAGGCGTGAGGGGAGGGTGCAAAACAACCAGCGGGCGATCGCTAACACTACTTGCTCCAATAACTCATGTTGGACAAACCACTTCACCTCACCCAACTTTTGCTTGGTTTATACCCTATGATCAGCCTGTACCTATACAATTTAGTCTCTACGAATTTGACACTAACCTTAAACCCAAAAAGCTCAATATTTATACACATCAATTCCAAAGTTCACAAGGAATCATGAAACGTTCCTTGCCACAAAAGTCACCGGGTTTAAGCGTAGGTAAAAGATATCTCTGGCAGTTGCAAACTTTATGTAATCCTAATCACCCTTCTCAAAACCCCATTGCTAGGGCAGAAATAGAGGTTATAGAAGTACCCCAAAGTCTTTTACATAGCCTCTCTGCGACTAGAAATCCTGCGCTCAAAGCCAGTCTCTACGCCAAGGCGGGTATCTGGTATGATGCCCTGAGCGAACTTCTACCTTCCACTTCCAAAGGGGAAATAAATCAAGTCTTTAGTAGTATGTTAGCTAGCCTGGCTAAGTTAGAGAAAACAGAGCAAAGTAGTTATTTAAGCAACACGGCTATGAGCGATAGGCTTGGCGCTTGA
- a CDS encoding response regulator transcription factor, with product MKQALTDKELLKILVIDDHESVLAGTVNVLRKHYPDAEFIIAVNAKNALDQVTTLQLDLVVMDLSIPNNSGMTARPDTGVQLLRTLMKNYPNLNIVVQSANVRTLVRIRPDIDSHKGGFTVADKSLSTQEMLTRVDWALQGLTHTKDIKGIHSGLEVKPEWLRVLTLAFEEGLQDKTIAERMCLSERMVRHYWSKLQDALDVYPEEGKNIRIQTEMRAREEGLID from the coding sequence ATGAAACAAGCTTTAACAGATAAGGAATTGCTGAAGATTTTAGTAATTGATGACCACGAATCAGTTTTGGCTGGAACTGTCAATGTACTGCGAAAACATTACCCTGATGCTGAATTTATCATTGCTGTAAATGCTAAGAATGCTCTCGATCAAGTTACTACCTTACAGCTTGATCTTGTAGTTATGGATCTTTCTATTCCAAATAATTCTGGAATGACAGCTCGGCCTGATACAGGTGTTCAACTTCTCAGAACCCTGATGAAAAACTATCCCAACCTGAATATTGTTGTCCAAAGTGCTAATGTCAGAACACTGGTAAGAATTAGACCTGATATTGACAGTCATAAAGGAGGTTTTACAGTTGCGGATAAAAGTCTTTCTACTCAGGAAATGTTAACCAGAGTTGATTGGGCATTACAAGGATTAACTCATACAAAAGATATCAAAGGAATTCATTCAGGATTAGAAGTTAAACCGGAATGGCTAAGGGTGCTAACTTTAGCATTTGAAGAAGGATTGCAAGATAAGACTATTGCTGAGAGAATGTGTCTATCTGAACGCATGGTGCGTCATTACTGGAGTAAACTACAAGACGCTTTAGATGTTTATCCTGAAGAAGGTAAAAATATCCGAATTCAAACTGAAATGCGAGCTAGAGAAGAAGGACTGATTGATTAA